The Ascaphus truei isolate aAscTru1 chromosome 3, aAscTru1.hap1, whole genome shotgun sequence genome includes a region encoding these proteins:
- the LOC142490674 gene encoding kinesin-like protein KIF20A: MHVYLRVRPLTTTEIEKNESKDCVSIQDSCSVLVKAPQTSLTGRLSDKARAHIAQNFTFTQVFGPETSQTQFFDGTMKQQVMDFMEGQNHLLFTYGVTNAGKTCTFQGGHLNFQVTGAKTRSGPYCKNSNIDGFK, encoded by the exons ATGCACGTTTACCTTCGTGTTCGACCCCTCACTACAACCGAGATTGAGAAAAATGAGTCCAAG GACTGTGTCAGTATTCAGGACTCCTGCAGTGTGTTGGTGAAGGCGCCACAGACTTCCCTGACCGGCCGACTGAGTGACAAAGCCAGAGCCCATATTGCTCAGAATTTCACTTTTACACAA GTCTTTGGTCCTGAGACATCACAAACACAGTTTTTTGATGGTACTATGAAGCAACAAGTGATGGACTTTATGGAGGGTCAGAATCATCTCCTTTTCACATACGGTGTGACTAATGcgggcaaaacatgtacattcCAAG GCGGACACTTGAACTTCCAAGTAACTGGTGCCAAGACCAGGTCAGGTCCCTACTGCAAGAATTCCAATATTGATGGATTTAAGTAG